CTTGCTCTTGAAGCGGGGGAACCCGGCCCGCTTTTCAAAGAACGCCTTGAACGCCCGGTCAAGGTCCTTCAGGGCCTGTTGCAAGAGTTGGCTGTCCACCTCTTTGAGCCAGGCCGTTTCAGGCCGCTTCTTCAGGGCGGTCAACTCGGCGGCCTGTTGGTTGTAGGTCAAGCCTTTACCCGCCTCCGCATACGCTTCTTTGCGCCGTGCAAGGCCCCAGTTCCACACGAACCGCCTAGCCCCCGCCATCCGCAACAACACCTCAACTTGAGCGCGGGTGGGGTCCATGCGAAAGCGGTAGACTTTGCGGTGTACGGCCATTCAGTCCCTCGTCTTCTGAGCAGCAATGTACCGCTCGATGGTCTTGCTACTCACCATGCCCGCCGTGCTCACGAAGTACGAGCGCGTCCACAAGGCAGGAAGGCGGATGAGGTGGGGGAACTCCCGGCGCAGCACGTGCGAGGTGTAGCCCTTCAGGCGGTGGGCGACCTGGTTGGGGGCCACGTCGGGGTCTACCGAGATG
The DNA window shown above is from Thermus islandicus DSM 21543 and carries:
- a CDS encoding helix-turn-helix domain-containing protein — translated: MAVHRKVYRFRMDPTRAQVEVLLRMAGARRFVWNWGLARRKEAYAEAGKGLTYNQQAAELTALKKRPETAWLKEVDSQLLQQALKDLDRAFKAFFEKRAGFPRFKSK
- the tnpA gene encoding IS200/IS605 family transposase; this encodes MPTAYKHKNTSVSLLRYHFVFVPKRRRKILVGALAGRLEALLRAKAAELGWEIIALEIMPDHVHLFISVDPDVAPNQVAHRLKGYTSHVLRREFPHLIRLPALWTRSYFVSTAGMVSSKTIERYIAAQKTRD